Proteins from one Chroococcidiopsis sp. CCMEE 29 genomic window:
- a CDS encoding DevA family ABC transporter ATP-binding protein: MQPLTSPTSVNQLKIAEPSISIRNLNHYFGQGELRKQVLYDISLDITAGEIVIMTGPSGSGKTTLLTLMGGLRSAQEGSLKIFGQEICGASKQQLTGIRRQIGYIFQAHNLMTFLTAKQNVRMSLELHENMSRQDVDAKATAILEAVGLGNRTHYYPEKLSGGQKQRVAIARALVSHPKLVLADEPTAALDSKSGRDVVQLMQQLAQQQGCTILLVTHDNRILDIADRIVHMEDGHLARAD; the protein is encoded by the coding sequence ATGCAGCCTCTAACTTCTCCTACCAGCGTAAACCAGCTAAAAATAGCCGAACCCTCGATCTCAATCCGCAATCTCAATCACTACTTCGGTCAGGGAGAACTCCGTAAACAGGTTTTGTATGACATCTCGCTGGATATTACAGCAGGAGAAATCGTAATCATGACCGGGCCTTCTGGCTCAGGCAAAACTACCCTGCTAACCCTAATGGGTGGCTTACGCTCTGCCCAAGAGGGTAGTTTGAAGATTTTTGGGCAAGAGATATGCGGAGCCAGTAAGCAGCAGTTAACCGGGATTCGCCGCCAAATTGGCTATATCTTTCAGGCGCACAACCTGATGACGTTCTTGACAGCAAAGCAGAATGTGCGAATGTCCCTGGAACTACATGAGAATATGTCGAGGCAGGATGTGGATGCTAAGGCAACTGCTATTTTAGAAGCTGTTGGTTTAGGGAATCGCACTCACTATTACCCTGAGAAACTGTCAGGCGGACAGAAACAACGGGTGGCGATCGCCCGTGCTTTAGTCAGTCATCCCAAATTGGTCTTAGCTGACGAACCCACAGCGGCTCTAGATAGTAAATCAGGTCGAGATGTAGTCCAGTTGATGCAACAATTAGCACAGCAACAAGGCTGCACTATTTTATTAGTGACTCACGACAATCGCATTTTGGATATTGCTGACCGGATTGTTCACATGGAAGATGGTCATTTAGCCAGAGCTGATTAG
- a CDS encoding class I SAM-dependent methyltransferase yields the protein MTNNLSSQKQQLFDRWAPNYDWIFPSVVYQAIHKRLLEYVKLPNQSNILDLGCGTGRLLDRLAVKFPHLRATGLDFSAEMLRQARCHNRHHPRLIYVQGNAEALPFADGQFDAVFNTLSFLHYSKPEEVFSEVRRVLYPGGHFYLVDPTVRRQAESQYIAVSPGGIRLYSPEAREQLGRNVELCCLGHHYLLGPILLTIFAKPAV from the coding sequence ATGACAAATAATCTTTCAAGCCAAAAACAACAACTTTTTGATCGCTGGGCACCAAACTACGACTGGATATTCCCATCAGTTGTTTACCAAGCTATCCACAAAAGGTTGCTCGAATACGTCAAGTTGCCAAATCAATCTAATATTCTCGATCTCGGCTGCGGTACTGGACGCTTGCTCGATCGTCTTGCGGTTAAATTCCCCCACTTACGGGCTACTGGACTAGATTTCTCTGCTGAGATGCTGCGTCAAGCTCGCTGCCACAATCGTCATCACCCTCGTCTAATCTACGTGCAGGGTAATGCTGAAGCACTTCCCTTTGCAGATGGTCAGTTTGATGCCGTCTTCAATACTCTCAGTTTTCTCCACTATTCCAAACCAGAGGAAGTTTTTTCAGAAGTTAGGCGTGTGCTGTATCCAGGGGGGCACTTTTATTTAGTTGATCCAACGGTTAGGCGGCAAGCAGAGTCGCAATATATAGCTGTCTCGCCTGGTGGCATTAGACTATACAGTCCTGAAGCACGCGAGCAGTTGGGTAGAAATGTAGAACTGTGTTGCTTGGGACACCACTATCTGCTGGGTCCCATTTTGTTGACGATTTTTGCTAAACCAGCCGTTTAG
- a CDS encoding alpha/beta fold hydrolase: MNRQRLFVLFTALLLILLSWWRVAAAQAGLEVRSLERDGVPMLYVAPQQGERMPGVLIAHGFAGSKQLMLGYAYVLAHTGYAVMLWDFGGHGANATPLERLTLQQDLGVAYTVLRSQPEVDPTRLALLGHSMGSGAAMSAGIRNSDRFAATVAISPTGAAVTPQMPRNLQLQAGSREGRFIFNAQRLLQEAGGENQNLAEGRGRSLVTIPQANHITVLFHNLSHQAARRWLDATFSIQATNSYVDRRMTWYGLHLLAWLMMLGAVAPALNLPSVHRMRAHWVRSWGGLLLAPLAASVILTLSSRVGEIQSLGGLLVGGAVGIWLFVAGIVWLVILSHLPRPTIRVVVLGIALFILLWVAFGAMAQVVWLQWWLIPARLQLWPLLSLACFPWFLASGVAQQGVGIGSRLIWWLGQSVVLVGGFFLTLQFLPQLSFIFLLLPLFPIFMAIFSFAAAMLNEAWSYALGSALFFGWVIAAAFPLGVS, from the coding sequence ATGAATCGCCAGCGCTTATTTGTGCTGTTCACAGCGCTATTACTAATTTTACTTTCCTGGTGGAGGGTGGCAGCAGCGCAGGCTGGACTGGAGGTGCGATCGCTAGAGCGTGATGGAGTTCCGATGCTGTATGTCGCGCCACAGCAAGGAGAGAGGATGCCGGGTGTCTTAATAGCACATGGCTTTGCGGGTTCTAAGCAGTTGATGCTGGGTTATGCTTACGTTCTGGCACATACAGGTTACGCCGTCATGCTTTGGGATTTTGGCGGTCATGGGGCTAACGCGACACCACTAGAACGTCTTACACTCCAGCAAGATCTCGGAGTTGCTTATACAGTGCTGCGATCGCAACCAGAAGTAGATCCCACTCGTCTGGCGTTGTTAGGACACTCTATGGGTAGCGGTGCGGCAATGTCAGCTGGTATCCGCAATAGCGATCGCTTTGCTGCGACTGTTGCCATCTCACCCACGGGTGCAGCGGTAACACCACAGATGCCACGCAACCTCCAGTTGCAAGCTGGTAGTAGAGAAGGCCGCTTTATCTTCAATGCCCAGCGGCTGTTGCAGGAGGCGGGTGGAGAAAATCAGAACTTGGCTGAGGGTAGGGGGCGATCGCTTGTAACCATACCACAGGCTAACCACATTACCGTTCTCTTTCACAATCTCAGCCATCAGGCAGCCCGAAGATGGCTCGACGCTACCTTCAGTATCCAAGCCACCAACAGCTATGTGGATCGTCGGATGACTTGGTATGGCTTGCACCTGCTGGCATGGCTAATGATGCTGGGTGCAGTTGCCCCTGCCCTGAATTTACCTTCTGTACACAGGATGAGAGCGCATTGGGTAAGAAGCTGGGGAGGTTTACTCCTAGCCCCACTTGCGGCAAGCGTTATCCTCACGTTGAGCAGTCGCGTGGGCGAGATTCAAAGTTTGGGAGGCTTACTAGTGGGTGGTGCGGTAGGAATCTGGTTGTTTGTGGCTGGTATAGTTTGGTTGGTTATTCTCTCTCACCTGCCACGTCCTACAATCCGAGTGGTTGTGTTAGGGATAGCACTGTTCATACTACTTTGGGTTGCCTTTGGGGCAATGGCACAGGTAGTCTGGCTGCAATGGTGGCTGATTCCAGCACGCCTGCAACTCTGGCCCTTGCTGTCACTTGCCTGTTTTCCTTGGTTTCTAGCCTCGGGCGTGGCACAACAAGGGGTTGGAATCGGCAGCAGGTTGATCTGGTGGCTAGGGCAAAGTGTAGTGCTAGTAGGAGGCTTCTTTTTGACGCTGCAATTCCTACCTCAACTGAGCTTTATCTTTCTGTTACTACCGCTATTTCCCATATTCATGGCAATTTTCTCATTTGCTGCCGCCATGCTTAACGAAGCGTGGAGCTATGCCCTTGGGAGTGCGCTGTTCTTTGGCTGGGTAATTGCGGCTGCTTTTCCTCTAGGAGTTTCTTAG